The Musa acuminata AAA Group cultivar baxijiao chromosome BXJ2-2, Cavendish_Baxijiao_AAA, whole genome shotgun sequence genome has a segment encoding these proteins:
- the LOC103976279 gene encoding dof zinc finger protein DOF1.6 yields MPVESGEGRRRPAEGELPAVAATAKERCPRCESRDTKFCYYNNYNMSQPRHFCKSCRRYWTLGGSLRNVPIGGASRKRLRPSPSPSTAAALRPGLALPALSAPPPPSAPELVAAPDGPPPPSHGSLIPGGQVQAGLLGLDEPFLPGRAGFGLGLGLGLGCSARAAEEMGFGLGSTLLWPHSLLDEPGDAWRVGAGVSGGDCFAAPGPATSAWTDLAISAPADGGAAPAREFR; encoded by the coding sequence ATGCCGGTGGAGTCTGGCGAGGGACGGCGGCGTCCGGCGGAGGGAGAGCTGCCGGCGGTGGCGGCGACAGCGAAGGAGCGGTGCCCACGGTGCGAGTCGCGggacaccaagttctgctactacaacaactataACATGTCGCAGCCGCGCCACTTCTGCAAGTCGTGCCGCCGGTACTGGACCCTCGGCGGCTCCCTCCGCAACGTCCCCATCGGCGGCGCCTCCCGCAAGCGTCTCCGCCCCTCCCCGTCCCCCTCCACCGCGGCCGCCTTGAGGCCCGGCCTCGCCCTGCCGGCCCTCTCCGCGCCACCGCCCCCCTCAGCACCAGAACTCGTGGCCGCCCCTGACGGGCCACCACCGCCCAGCCACGGTTCGCTGATCCCCGGCGGCCAGGTCCAGGCAGGGCTCCTGGGGCTGGACGAGCCGTTCCTCCCCGGCCGGGCCGGTTTCGGGCTCGGCCTGGGGCTGGGGCTCGGGTGCAGCGCCAGGGCCGCGGAGGAGATGGGGTTTGGGCTGGGGTCCACCCTGCTGTGGCCCCACTCCCTGCTCGACGAGCCCGGGGACGCGTGGCGAGTGGGGGCCGGCGTCAGTGGTGGCGACTGCTTCGCCGCTCCGGGACCCGCCACCTCCGCGTGGACGGACCTCGCGATCTCCGCTCCAGCGGATGGTGGCGCCGCGCCGGCGAGGGAGTTCCGCTAG
- the LOC135605841 gene encoding serine/threonine-protein kinase SAPK10-like, with protein MDRAAVTIGSAMDMPIMHDSDRYELVRDIGSGNFGIARLMRDKQTRELVAVKYIERGEKIDENVQREIINHRSLRHPNIIRFKEVILTPTHLAIVMEYASGGELFERICNAGRFSEDEARFFFQQLISGVSYCHSMQVCHRDLKLENTLLDGSTAPRLKICDFGYSKSSVLHSQPKSTVGTPAYIAPEVLHKKEYDGKIADVWSCGVTLYVMLVGAYPFEDPEEPKNFRKTLERILTVQYSIPDYIYVSTECRQLISRIFVANPATRITIPEIRNHEWFLRNLPADLMDDNRMSNQYEEPDQPMQTIDEIMQILAEATIPAAGTRGLNQYLTDGLDIDDDYDDMEDLDSDPDLDVDSSGEMIYAM; from the exons ATGGATCGGGCGGCGGTGACGATCGGTTCGGCCATGGATATGCCGATAATGCACGACAGCGACCGGTACGAGCTAGTGAGGGACATCGGTTCGGGGAACTTCGGGATAGCCAGGCTAATGAGGGACAAGCAGACCAGGGAGCTGGTGGCCGTCAAGTACATCGAGAGAGGCGAGAAG ATAGATGAAAATGTTCAAAGAGAGATAATTAACCACAGATCTTTGAGGCATCCAAATATCATCAGGTTCAAAGAG GTTATTTTAACTCCAACCCATCTTGCTATTGTAATGGAATATGCCTCTGGTGGCGAGCTTTTCGAGCGTATCTGCAATGCTGGACGTTTCAGCGAGGATGAG GCACGATTCTTCTTCCAGCAACTAATATCAGGAGTCAGCTACTGTCATTCTAtg CAAGTATGCCATCGTGACTTAAAGCTGGAGAACACCTTACTAGATGGAAGTACTGCACCACGTCTGAAGATATGTGATTTTGGATATTCCAAG TCATCGGTTCTgcattcacaaccaaagtcgactGTTGGAACTCCTGCATACATTGCTCCTGAAGTGCTACACAAGAAGGAATACGACGGCAAG ATCGCTGATGTGTGGTCTTGTGGAGTTACTTTATATGTAATGTTAGTTGGCGCATATCCTTTTGAGGATCCAGAAGAGCCTAAAAATTTTCGAAAGACATTAGAG CGTATATTGACTGTTCAGTACTCAATTCCAGACTATATTTATGTATCTACGGAGTGTCGACAGCTAATCTCAAGAATTTTTGTTGCCAATCCTGCCACT AGAATTACAATTCCCGAGATACGCAACCACGAGTGGTTCTTGAGGAACCTTCCTGCAGATCTGATGGATGACAACAGGATGAGCAACCAGTACGAGGAGCCTGATCAACCAATGCAAACCATTGATGAGATAATGCAGATCTTAGCTGAGGCAACCATACCTGCAGCTGGCACTCGTGGACTCAATCAGTACCTGACAGATGGTCTTGACATtgatgatgattatgatgatATGGAGGATTTGGACTCTGATCCTGATCTTGATGTCGACAGTAGCGGAGAGATGATTTATGCCATGTAA